In Paludibacter propionicigenes WB4, the genomic window AATTAATTCAATACTTTTATCTTATAAATTATAGAAGTATATGGTGGAACCAACGGCTTGCGGCCAATCAATCCATATCCCAAATACCAGGGAATAATAAAAGTAGCACTATCGCCTTTGCGCATAAGTTTTAAGCCTTCTTCAAGCCCCGCTATCACTTCTTTTTTTCCAATTACAAGTTGTTTTGTATCTTCTTCTACAGTTTTACCATTCAATAGCATAAGTTGTCCGGACAACTTGCAGCTAACTGAATCTCTGAGCAACGGTCCATTACCAGACTTGTAAATTATATACCAAAAACCCGTTTCGTTTTTTTTGAACGCACCTTTCGTTTTAGCAAACTGTTTCAGCTTCAGATCCTCCT contains:
- a CDS encoding FKBP-type peptidyl-prolyl cis-trans isomerase, whose protein sequence is MNKFLSSILALIISCVFFTACKKQAPQLPSNKGVEIDNVNASLIKINQRLAAKEDLKLKQFAKTKGAFKKNETGFWYIIYKSGNGPLLRDSVSCKLSGQLMLLNGKTVEEDTKQLVIGKKEVIAGLEEGLKLMRKGDSATFIIPWYLGYGLIGRKPLVPPYTSIIYKIKVLN